The Palaeococcus ferrophilus DSM 13482 genome includes a window with the following:
- a CDS encoding 4Fe-4S dicluster domain-containing protein has protein sequence MSMADNWYPVIDYDKCTGCLTCANFCPHGVYDTSGEKPRVVKPEDCVEFCRGCQRICPTGAINYFGDS, from the coding sequence ATGAGCATGGCAGACAACTGGTACCCTGTGATTGACTACGACAAGTGCACTGGCTGCCTGACGTGCGCGAACTTCTGCCCGCACGGTGTGTACGACACCTCCGGGGAAAAGCCCAGGGTCGTGAAGCCCGAGGATTGCGTGGAGTTCTGCAGGGGTTGCCAGAGGATATGCCCAACGGGGGCTATAAACTACTTCGGAGACTCCTGA
- a CDS encoding NifB/NifX family molybdenum-iron cluster-binding protein — MRVAIPTGVGGLRDVVHESLVRAKTFTLVELENGKTKRVEVVENPYSTLPHGAGPKVALFLVNLGVDVLITRMDCPKGKMILDSGNVRIIKIDGGMTVEKALSIPTLRE, encoded by the coding sequence GTGAGGGTGGCGATTCCTACAGGGGTTGGGGGCTTGCGAGATGTAGTGCACGAAAGCCTCGTGAGAGCCAAGACCTTCACTCTGGTGGAACTCGAAAATGGAAAAACCAAGAGAGTGGAGGTGGTGGAGAATCCATACTCAACGCTCCCCCACGGGGCGGGTCCGAAGGTAGCCCTTTTTCTTGTCAACCTCGGCGTGGATGTCCTGATAACCCGCATGGACTGTCCGAAGGGGAAGATGATACTCGACTCCGGCAATGTCAGAATTATAAAAATAGATGGCGGGATGACGGTTGAGAAGGCCTTGAGTATCCCCACCCTCCGAGAGTGA
- a CDS encoding helix-turn-helix domain-containing protein, producing MSVPTKESKRFVEIVTQLMSRWGYTHTDGKIYAYLLLSDRPLTISELAEKAGLSRSSVSVSLSRLARDYLVTYRKEGKTKYFSAVPAFLEKFLQQPKDILEREVRPLKEIVGHLAESSNSEGAKSRFDGILADLSVLECVLERIIELEEEESDCIENR from the coding sequence ATGAGCGTCCCAACGAAGGAATCCAAAAGATTCGTTGAAATTGTTACACAGCTGATGAGCAGGTGGGGGTACACCCACACGGACGGCAAGATATACGCCTATCTCCTCCTGAGCGATAGACCCCTTACGATATCCGAACTGGCCGAAAAGGCGGGTCTGAGCAGGTCTTCCGTTTCCGTGTCCCTCTCCCGGCTCGCGAGGGATTACCTCGTTACCTACCGTAAGGAGGGGAAAACTAAGTACTTCTCCGCCGTACCCGCGTTCCTTGAGAAGTTCCTGCAGCAACCAAAGGACATTCTGGAGCGCGAGGTCCGGCCACTGAAGGAGATAGTCGGCCACCTGGCCGAAAGCTCTAATTCTGAGGGAGCAAAGTCGCGCTTTGATGGCATACTCGCGGACCTCTCCGTTCTCGAGTGCGTTCTCGAGAGGATAATAGAGCTCGAGGAAGAAGAGAGCGACTGTATTGAAAACCGTTAA
- a CDS encoding sulfite exporter TauE/SafE family protein, translating to MNYPELALISFILSIVFSIGGVGSAIAIVPTMSWLGVPLMTAKPTGLFINTLSMLSATLKNLRHGKLDHRFGLPILIVATAMAPVGAYVGKFIPKVYVLWVFVAFLLYSGTMMIFFRPRRRPKDGNHIVEGSIIGGIAGFLGGLLGVGGGGIISPALIMLGYEPKKVAATTALVVFFSSLSGFLTYWGMGTLDWRLLLWVSIPAIAGGWIGTHLMHFKMSSEQVKKVIGVILYLIALKTLMNVL from the coding sequence ATGAACTATCCAGAGCTCGCGCTCATATCCTTCATCCTCAGCATCGTCTTCTCAATCGGTGGGGTCGGAAGCGCCATAGCCATAGTTCCTACGATGAGCTGGCTTGGAGTGCCCCTTATGACCGCCAAGCCCACCGGGCTGTTCATAAACACTCTCTCGATGCTCTCGGCAACGCTCAAGAACCTCAGGCACGGCAAGCTCGACCACCGCTTCGGTCTGCCGATTTTAATAGTCGCGACGGCCATGGCCCCGGTTGGAGCCTACGTCGGCAAGTTCATCCCCAAGGTCTACGTTCTCTGGGTCTTCGTGGCTTTTCTGCTCTATTCTGGGACGATGATGATTTTCTTCAGGCCGAGAAGGAGGCCGAAGGACGGGAACCACATCGTTGAGGGCTCGATCATTGGGGGAATAGCAGGCTTCCTCGGGGGTCTCCTTGGTGTTGGCGGCGGCGGGATAATAAGCCCCGCGCTCATAATGCTCGGCTACGAGCCCAAGAAGGTCGCCGCCACAACTGCTCTCGTTGTCTTCTTCTCCTCACTCAGCGGCTTCCTGACCTACTGGGGGATGGGAACACTCGACTGGAGGCTGCTCCTGTGGGTTTCCATCCCGGCCATAGCCGGCGGCTGGATTGGAACCCATTTGATGCACTTCAAAATGAGCTCTGAGCAGGTAAAAAAAGTAATCGGGGTTATCCTCTACCTGATAGCGCTCAAAACGCTGATGAACGTCCTTTGA